In one Bordetella pertussis 18323 genomic region, the following are encoded:
- the murJ gene encoding murein biosynthesis integral membrane protein MurJ — translation MPARCFGTLAFMALLRSAATVSSFTLLSRITGLVRDILVARAFGAGPLTDAFWVAFRIPNLLRRLFAEGAFAQAFVPILGAARTERSDAEVRTLLDRVAVLLTAALMLVTLAGVVAAPWVVTAMASGLRSAERGAEFGAAVWMTRVMFPYILCMSLIAFASGVLNTWRRFAVPAFTPVLLNLAMIAACLWLAPRMDVPIYALALGVMAGGVAQLAVQWLALARLGLTPRWSLDLRQAWRDPTVQRILKQMAPATLGVSVAQISLLINTNIATWLQPGSVTWLSFADRLMEFPTALLGVALGTVLLPSLSAAHARADQDGYSGLLDWGLRLVLMLGLPAALGLALLSDGLVATLFHYGAFQAQDVQQTRLAVIAYSAGLIGLLAIKILAPGFYAKQDIRTPVKIAIMVLVLTQLLNAILVPWLAHAGLALAIGLGACINALALLTGLRRRGVYRPGAGWGRFMLRLVPALAALAAVLLAADRHIDWIALQPWPGLRALWLGGVLLACMLAYFGLLLAAGMRPRDFTRRGARWRM, via the coding sequence ATGCCGGCACGTTGCTTTGGTACCCTGGCTTTTATGGCATTGCTACGCTCGGCGGCTACCGTCAGCAGTTTCACCCTGCTGTCGCGCATCACCGGCCTGGTGCGCGACATCCTGGTGGCGCGCGCGTTCGGCGCGGGCCCCCTGACCGATGCGTTCTGGGTCGCCTTCCGTATTCCCAACCTGCTGCGCCGCCTGTTTGCCGAAGGCGCGTTCGCGCAGGCCTTCGTGCCCATCCTGGGCGCGGCCCGCACCGAACGCAGCGACGCGGAGGTACGCACGCTGCTCGACCGGGTGGCCGTGCTGCTGACCGCCGCGCTGATGCTGGTCACCCTGGCCGGCGTCGTGGCGGCGCCCTGGGTGGTGACCGCCATGGCCAGCGGACTGCGCAGCGCCGAACGCGGCGCCGAGTTCGGCGCCGCGGTATGGATGACGCGGGTGATGTTCCCGTACATCCTGTGCATGTCCCTCATCGCCTTCGCATCCGGCGTGCTCAACACGTGGCGCCGCTTTGCCGTGCCGGCGTTCACGCCGGTGCTGCTCAACCTTGCCATGATCGCGGCCTGCCTGTGGCTGGCGCCGCGCATGGACGTGCCGATCTACGCCCTGGCCCTGGGCGTGATGGCCGGCGGCGTCGCGCAACTGGCCGTGCAATGGCTGGCGCTGGCCCGCCTGGGCCTGACGCCGCGCTGGTCGCTCGATTTGCGGCAGGCCTGGCGCGACCCGACGGTGCAGCGGATCCTGAAACAGATGGCGCCCGCCACGCTCGGGGTATCGGTGGCGCAGATTTCCCTGCTGATCAACACCAATATCGCCACCTGGCTGCAGCCGGGCAGCGTGACCTGGCTGTCGTTTGCCGACCGGCTGATGGAGTTTCCCACCGCCCTGCTGGGCGTGGCGCTGGGCACGGTGCTGCTGCCCAGCCTGTCGGCGGCGCACGCGCGCGCCGACCAGGACGGCTACAGCGGCCTGCTGGACTGGGGACTGCGCCTGGTACTGATGCTGGGCCTGCCGGCCGCCCTGGGCCTGGCGCTGCTGTCGGACGGGCTGGTGGCGACCCTGTTCCACTACGGCGCGTTCCAGGCGCAGGACGTGCAGCAGACGCGGCTGGCCGTCATCGCCTATTCGGCCGGCCTGATCGGCCTGCTGGCGATCAAGATCCTGGCGCCCGGCTTCTACGCCAAGCAGGACATCCGCACCCCGGTCAAGATCGCCATCATGGTGCTGGTGCTGACCCAGCTGCTCAACGCCATCCTGGTTCCGTGGCTGGCGCATGCCGGACTGGCGCTGGCCATCGGCCTGGGCGCCTGCATCAACGCCCTCGCGCTGCTGACCGGGCTGCGCCGGCGCGGCGTCTACCGGCCCGGCGCCGGCTGGGGGCGTTTCATGCTGCGGCTGGTCCCGGCCCTGGCGGCCCTGGCGGCCGTATTGCTGGCCGCCGACCGCCATATCGACTGGATCGCGCTGCAGCCGTGGCCGGGGCTGCGCGCCCTGTGGCTGGGCGGCGTGCTGCTGGCCTGCATGCTGGCCTACTTCGGGCTGCTGCTGGCCGCCGGCATGCGGCCACGCGATTTCACCCGCCGCGGCGCCCGTTGGCGCATGTAA
- a CDS encoding FecR domain-containing protein — protein MNTAANTPPLSDQVVDWLLLLRSGQATRTDYARFLAWRNANPMNENAWQQLTGTLAGANTGRLGDAYPTGYDGADQAPPAELPAETLAMPARRHFLSSVGALALGGAGLAAAAYVGNSFYPLNALAADAATNTGERRRYMLSDGSELLLDARSRVNLEFTATYRRLHLLEGAVSVTVRADPYRPFSVQTAEGVVRSLGTRYMVRQQVRRTLVVVHENDVEIETVANARGIVRAGTGARFDATRVDTPRAGLAAHAAWENGWIEAHGRPLADVVAAMRPYRRGTLRVSMAAGGLPVSGTFPLDDSDATLVALQASVPIRVTRLTPWFVSIGVATA, from the coding sequence TTGAACACTGCCGCCAATACGCCGCCGCTTTCCGACCAGGTCGTCGACTGGTTGCTGCTGCTGCGCTCGGGCCAGGCCACGCGTACCGACTACGCCCGGTTCCTGGCGTGGCGCAACGCCAACCCGATGAACGAGAACGCCTGGCAGCAACTCACGGGTACCCTGGCCGGCGCCAATACCGGCCGGCTGGGCGACGCCTATCCGACCGGCTACGACGGCGCCGACCAGGCACCGCCCGCCGAGCTGCCCGCCGAGACGCTGGCCATGCCGGCGCGGCGCCATTTCCTCAGCAGCGTCGGCGCCCTGGCGCTGGGCGGCGCCGGCCTGGCCGCCGCGGCCTACGTCGGCAACAGCTTCTATCCGCTCAACGCGCTGGCCGCCGACGCGGCCACCAACACCGGCGAGCGGCGCCGCTACATGCTGTCGGACGGCAGCGAACTGCTGCTGGACGCCCGCAGCCGGGTCAACCTGGAATTCACGGCCACCTACCGGCGCCTGCATCTGCTCGAAGGCGCCGTCTCGGTCACGGTGCGCGCCGATCCGTACCGCCCGTTCTCGGTCCAGACCGCCGAAGGCGTGGTGCGCTCGCTGGGCACCCGCTACATGGTGCGGCAGCAGGTCCGCCGCACGCTGGTAGTCGTGCACGAGAACGACGTGGAGATCGAAACCGTGGCCAACGCGCGTGGCATCGTGCGCGCCGGCACCGGCGCCCGCTTCGACGCCACGCGCGTGGACACGCCGCGCGCCGGGCTGGCGGCCCACGCGGCCTGGGAAAACGGCTGGATCGAGGCGCATGGCCGCCCCCTGGCCGACGTCGTGGCGGCCATGCGCCCCTACCGGCGCGGCACGCTGCGAGTCAGCATGGCGGCGGGCGGCCTGCCGGTCTCGGGAACCTTCCCTCTGGACGACAGTGATGCTACGCTTGTGGCCTTGCAAGCCAGCGTGCCCATCCGGGTCACCCGCCTGACGCCCTGGTTCGTGTCGATCGGCGTCGCAACCGCCTGA
- the rpsT gene encoding 30S ribosomal protein S20, translating into MANTAQARKRARQSVQRNKHNSSLRSMLRTAIKRVRQSIATGDKAAAGETLRKATSVIDSVADKNIIHKNKAARHKSRLAAAVKALA; encoded by the coding sequence ATGGCCAATACCGCCCAAGCCCGCAAGCGCGCTCGCCAATCGGTCCAGCGCAACAAGCACAACTCCAGCCTGCGCTCGATGCTGCGCACCGCCATCAAGCGCGTTCGCCAATCCATCGCCACTGGCGATAAGGCTGCTGCTGGCGAAACGCTGCGTAAAGCCACGAGCGTGATTGACAGCGTGGCTGACAAGAACATCATCCACAAGAACAAGGCTGCTCGCCACAAGAGCCGCCTGGCTGCCGCCGTCAAGGCGCTGGCCTAA
- the garL gene encoding 2-dehydro-3-deoxyglucarate aldolase — translation MTTMNSPLPNRFRQRILAREQLIGYWLSLASHITAEVAGMADFDWLLLDAEHSPNDVPLLLQQLQALQGSASAAVGRPSWNDPVEIKRMLDIGFYNLLIPFIDSADDARRTVAAMRYPPQGMRGVSVAQRSNRYGTVTDYLRTINDNICVLLQIESRPGVEAVDEIAAVDGVDGVFIGPSDLAAALGHLGNPGHPEVQEAIRHLHGRVAAQGKAVGILAPVQADARRYLDMGAHFVAVGSDLGVFKQATFALRAAFPA, via the coding sequence ATGACGACGATGAATTCACCGCTGCCCAACCGGTTTCGCCAGCGCATCCTGGCGCGCGAGCAACTGATCGGCTACTGGCTGAGCCTGGCCAGCCACATTACCGCCGAAGTGGCCGGAATGGCCGATTTCGACTGGCTGCTGCTCGATGCCGAGCACTCGCCCAACGATGTGCCGCTGTTGCTGCAGCAGTTGCAGGCGCTGCAGGGCAGCGCCAGCGCCGCCGTGGGGCGGCCTTCCTGGAACGATCCGGTCGAGATCAAGCGCATGCTCGATATCGGCTTCTACAACCTGCTGATTCCGTTCATCGATTCGGCCGACGATGCGCGCCGGACGGTGGCGGCCATGCGCTATCCGCCGCAGGGCATGCGCGGCGTGTCGGTGGCGCAGCGCAGCAACCGCTACGGGACGGTGACCGACTACCTGCGGACCATCAACGACAACATCTGCGTGCTGCTGCAAATCGAAAGCCGCCCGGGCGTCGAGGCGGTCGACGAGATCGCCGCGGTCGACGGGGTCGACGGCGTCTTCATCGGCCCGTCCGATCTGGCCGCTGCCCTGGGCCATCTTGGCAACCCCGGGCATCCTGAGGTGCAGGAAGCCATCCGCCATCTGCACGGCAGGGTGGCCGCGCAAGGCAAGGCGGTAGGGATACTCGCGCCGGTGCAGGCCGATGCGAGGCGCTACCTGGACATGGGGGCGCACTTCGTGGCGGTCGGTTCGGACCTGGGCGTCTTCAAGCAGGCCACGTTCGCCCTGCGCGCGGCATTTCCGGCCTGA
- the xseA gene encoding exodeoxyribonuclease VII large subunit: MTIGLSVTNDVFARDILTVAQLNQAVGQLLERSIPSLWVRGEISNFTQAASGHWYFTLKDSRAAVRTVMFRSRAAQVGFVPRPGDQVEVRARVSLYEPRGDYQLQADGMRRAGVGNLYEAFLRLKAQLQDEGLFDPQRKRQPARLPRAIGVVTSLHAAALRDVLSALARRAPQVPVIIYPAPVQGADAAARLAARVAQANQRAEVDTLLLVRGGGSIEDLWSFNDEALAREVAASDIPVISGVGHETDFTIVDFVADLRAPTPTAAAELACVPRGDLLAALRHTAEWLARAQQRRLDQAAQRLDRAAAMLTSPAQRLAHQQERLNTLRHRLASAWRGPQGRRVARLDMLAQRLAHRRPDTGRAAERSAALLAQLGRAQARLAAARQARLDTLAAQLRALDPQHTLARGYAIVRDAAGAIVTDATRLAARDRIEIAVARGRIGADVTDIGTPDGTDGNPALRRG; this comes from the coding sequence ATGACAATTGGATTGTCGGTCACAAACGACGTATTCGCGCGGGATATCCTGACAGTTGCCCAGTTGAACCAGGCTGTGGGCCAATTGCTGGAGCGCAGCATCCCGTCGCTGTGGGTGCGCGGCGAGATTTCCAATTTCACCCAGGCGGCCTCGGGCCACTGGTATTTCACGCTCAAGGACAGCCGTGCCGCGGTGCGCACCGTCATGTTCCGCAGCCGCGCCGCCCAGGTGGGGTTCGTGCCGCGCCCGGGCGACCAGGTCGAGGTGCGCGCGCGCGTCTCCCTGTACGAACCCCGCGGCGACTACCAGTTGCAGGCCGACGGCATGCGCCGCGCCGGCGTGGGCAACCTGTACGAGGCTTTCCTGCGCCTGAAGGCGCAACTGCAGGACGAAGGGCTGTTCGATCCGCAGCGCAAGCGCCAGCCGGCGCGGCTGCCGCGCGCCATCGGGGTGGTGACCTCGCTGCACGCGGCCGCCTTGCGCGATGTGCTGTCGGCGCTGGCGCGCCGCGCGCCGCAGGTGCCCGTGATCATCTACCCGGCGCCGGTGCAGGGCGCCGACGCGGCCGCCCGGCTGGCGGCGCGCGTCGCGCAGGCCAACCAGCGCGCCGAGGTCGATACGCTGCTGCTGGTGCGTGGCGGCGGCAGCATCGAGGACTTGTGGAGTTTCAACGACGAAGCGCTGGCGCGCGAGGTGGCCGCCAGCGACATCCCGGTGATCAGCGGGGTGGGGCACGAGACCGACTTCACCATCGTCGACTTCGTGGCCGACCTGCGCGCGCCCACGCCCACCGCCGCCGCCGAGCTGGCCTGCGTGCCGCGCGGCGATTTGCTGGCCGCGCTGCGCCACACCGCCGAGTGGCTGGCGCGGGCCCAGCAGCGCCGGCTCGACCAGGCCGCCCAGCGCCTGGACCGGGCCGCCGCCATGCTGACTTCGCCGGCGCAACGACTGGCGCACCAGCAAGAACGCCTGAACACGCTGCGCCATCGCCTGGCCTCCGCATGGCGCGGGCCGCAGGGGCGCCGGGTGGCGCGGCTGGACATGCTGGCCCAGCGGCTGGCGCATCGGCGGCCCGATACCGGGCGCGCAGCCGAACGCAGCGCCGCGCTGCTGGCGCAACTGGGGCGTGCGCAGGCGCGCCTGGCGGCCGCCCGCCAGGCCAGGCTGGACACGCTGGCCGCGCAACTGCGCGCGCTCGATCCGCAGCATACGCTGGCGCGTGGCTATGCCATCGTGCGCGACGCCGCCGGGGCCATCGTTACCGACGCCACGCGCCTGGCCGCGCGCGACCGGATCGAGATCGCCGTGGCGCGCGGCCGGATCGGCGCCGACGTCACGGACATCGGGACACCCGATGGCACCGACGGTAACCCTGCGTTGCGGCGGGGTTAA
- the sodB gene encoding superoxide dismutase [Fe], whose translation MAHTLPPLPYALDALAPRISKETLEFHYGKHHQTYVTNLNNLIPGTEFENLSLEEIVKKSSGGVFNNAAQVWNHTFYWNSLSPNGGGEPSGALADAIKAKWGSVDAFKEAFNKSAAGNFGSGWTWLVKKADGTLDIVNTSNAATPLTTADKALLTCDVWEHAYYIDYRNARPKYLENFWALVNWEFAAKNFA comes from the coding sequence ATGGCACACACTCTTCCCCCCCTGCCTTACGCTCTGGATGCGCTGGCTCCGCGCATTTCCAAGGAAACGCTCGAGTTTCACTACGGCAAGCACCACCAGACGTACGTCACCAACCTGAACAACCTGATCCCCGGCACGGAGTTCGAGAACCTGTCGCTGGAAGAGATCGTCAAGAAGTCCTCGGGTGGCGTTTTCAACAATGCCGCCCAAGTCTGGAACCACACGTTCTACTGGAACAGCCTGTCGCCCAACGGCGGCGGCGAGCCCTCCGGCGCGCTGGCCGATGCCATCAAGGCCAAGTGGGGCAGCGTGGACGCCTTCAAGGAAGCCTTCAACAAGTCGGCCGCCGGCAACTTCGGCTCGGGCTGGACCTGGCTGGTCAAGAAGGCCGACGGTACGCTGGACATCGTCAACACCAGCAACGCCGCCACGCCGCTGACGACCGCCGACAAGGCGCTGCTGACCTGTGACGTGTGGGAGCACGCGTACTACATCGATTACCGCAATGCCCGTCCCAAGTACCTGGAAAATTTCTGGGCGCTGGTGAACTGGGAATTCGCCGCGAAGAATTTCGCCTAA
- a CDS encoding chloride channel protein: protein MPNPELAVRPHRYLVHLRRLARRKLCQMRRVSHRTLSVSLLLGGAALVALVSLGFTQLADLALHWNRQWTAAHGWLALIVTPCALAVLCWLTLRLAPYASGSGIPQVIAGLSLPPGGAQQRLVSLVQALWKIPLTFLAMLAGASVGREGPSVQVGAALMLAWGQLWRRLGVPLRGFHSQELIAAGAAGGLAAAFNAPLAGVIFAIEELGRGTVLRWQRLVLIGVLAAGFLVVAIAGNNPYLGTFAGQALAHNMLWWTLVCCVVNGILGGVFARLLGKGAAGAAPQRWRERVRRHPVATAFGLGLALACLGLLTGGAVYGTGYDKAAALLSGHDGVPDGFGLAKLAATVASYWAGIPGGIFTPALTTGAGIGEQISHWAGPGVDTRVLVLVSMAAFLAAATQAPLTASVVVMEMTGSQPMLFWLLVGALGASVVSRQFCPRPFYHLAAGRFRRTAVVEAGRKASTE, encoded by the coding sequence ATGCCGAATCCGGAACTGGCCGTTCGTCCGCACCGCTATCTCGTTCATCTGCGCCGGCTGGCGCGCCGCAAGCTGTGCCAGATGCGGCGCGTCTCGCATCGGACGCTGAGCGTGTCCCTGCTGCTGGGCGGCGCGGCGCTGGTTGCGCTGGTGTCGTTGGGCTTTACGCAATTGGCCGACCTGGCGCTGCACTGGAACCGGCAATGGACCGCCGCCCACGGCTGGCTGGCCCTGATCGTGACGCCGTGCGCGCTGGCCGTCCTGTGCTGGCTGACGCTGCGCCTGGCGCCCTATGCATCGGGCAGCGGCATTCCGCAGGTGATCGCCGGCCTGTCCTTGCCGCCTGGCGGGGCGCAGCAGCGCCTGGTCTCGCTGGTCCAGGCCCTGTGGAAGATTCCGCTTACCTTCCTGGCCATGCTGGCTGGCGCATCGGTCGGCCGCGAGGGCCCCTCGGTGCAGGTGGGCGCCGCGCTGATGCTGGCGTGGGGCCAGCTCTGGCGCCGCCTCGGCGTGCCGCTGCGCGGCTTTCACAGCCAGGAGCTGATAGCCGCGGGCGCGGCCGGCGGGCTGGCGGCAGCCTTCAATGCGCCGCTGGCCGGCGTGATCTTCGCCATCGAGGAGCTGGGCCGCGGCACGGTGCTGCGCTGGCAGCGCCTGGTGCTGATCGGCGTGCTGGCCGCCGGTTTCCTGGTGGTGGCCATCGCCGGCAACAACCCGTACCTCGGTACCTTCGCGGGCCAGGCGCTGGCGCACAACATGCTGTGGTGGACGCTGGTGTGCTGCGTGGTCAACGGCATCCTGGGCGGCGTGTTCGCCCGGCTGCTGGGCAAGGGCGCGGCCGGCGCGGCGCCGCAACGCTGGCGCGAACGCGTGCGCCGCCATCCGGTGGCGACGGCGTTCGGGCTGGGGCTGGCGCTGGCCTGCCTGGGCCTGTTGACCGGCGGCGCGGTCTACGGCACCGGCTACGACAAGGCGGCGGCCCTGCTGTCCGGCCACGACGGCGTGCCGGACGGCTTCGGGCTGGCCAAGCTGGCCGCCACCGTGGCCTCGTACTGGGCCGGCATTCCGGGCGGCATTTTCACGCCGGCGCTGACCACCGGCGCCGGCATCGGCGAGCAGATCAGTCATTGGGCCGGCCCGGGCGTGGATACGCGCGTGCTGGTGCTGGTTTCCATGGCGGCCTTCCTGGCCGCCGCGACCCAGGCGCCGCTGACCGCCAGCGTGGTCGTCATGGAAATGACGGGCAGCCAGCCCATGCTGTTCTGGCTGCTGGTCGGCGCGCTGGGGGCCTCGGTCGTGTCGCGCCAGTTCTGCCCGCGGCCGTTCTATCACTTGGCGGCTGGCCGGTTTCGTCGCACGGCCGTGGTGGAAGCAGGGCGCAAGGCGTCCACGGAATAG
- the pcaF gene encoding 3-oxoadipyl-CoA thiolase has translation MTVQAFICDAIRTPFGRYGGALSSVRADDLAAVPIKALMARNPGVRWEELDDVLYGCANQAGEDNRNVARMAALLAGLPIEVPGATINRLCGSGLDAVGSAARAIAAGQTSLMLAGGVESMSRAPFVMGKADSAFSRNAAIYDTTIGWRFVNKLMKAQYGVDSMPETAENVADDFKISRADQDKFALASQQKALRAQQSGFFDAEITPVPIAQKKGDPVVVSKDEHPRDTSLEALAKLKGVVREGGSVTAGNASGVNDGAAALLLADEKAAASHGLTPRARVVGMATAGVAPRIMGMGPAPATRKVLAQTGLSLAQMDVIELNEAFAAQGLAVMRDLGIADDDARVNINGGAIALGHPLGASGARLVTTAINQLQRGGGRYALCTMCIGVGQGIALIIERV, from the coding sequence ATGACTGTGCAAGCCTTTATCTGTGATGCGATTCGCACCCCTTTCGGCCGCTACGGCGGTGCGCTGTCTTCCGTGCGGGCCGACGATCTGGCCGCCGTGCCGATCAAGGCCCTGATGGCGCGCAACCCCGGCGTACGTTGGGAAGAACTGGACGATGTGCTGTACGGCTGCGCCAACCAGGCGGGCGAGGACAACCGCAACGTCGCCCGCATGGCGGCCTTGCTGGCCGGACTGCCGATCGAGGTGCCGGGCGCGACCATCAACCGCCTGTGCGGTTCGGGGCTGGACGCCGTCGGCTCGGCCGCGCGCGCGATCGCCGCCGGCCAGACCAGCCTGATGCTGGCGGGCGGGGTCGAGAGCATGAGCCGCGCCCCGTTCGTGATGGGCAAGGCCGACAGCGCCTTTTCGCGCAACGCCGCCATCTACGACACCACCATCGGCTGGCGCTTCGTCAACAAACTGATGAAGGCCCAGTACGGCGTGGATTCCATGCCGGAGACGGCCGAGAACGTGGCCGATGATTTCAAGATCAGCCGCGCCGACCAGGACAAATTCGCGCTGGCCAGCCAGCAGAAGGCGCTGCGCGCGCAGCAGTCGGGCTTTTTCGACGCCGAGATCACGCCGGTGCCCATCGCTCAGAAGAAGGGCGATCCCGTGGTGGTGTCCAAGGACGAGCACCCGCGCGATACCAGTCTGGAAGCGCTGGCCAAGCTCAAGGGCGTGGTGCGCGAGGGCGGTTCGGTGACCGCCGGCAACGCTTCGGGCGTCAACGATGGCGCGGCCGCGCTGTTGCTGGCCGACGAGAAGGCGGCCGCCAGCCATGGGCTGACGCCGCGCGCTCGCGTGGTCGGCATGGCCACTGCCGGCGTGGCGCCGCGCATCATGGGCATGGGCCCGGCGCCCGCCACGCGCAAGGTGCTGGCGCAGACCGGCCTGTCGCTGGCGCAGATGGACGTCATCGAGCTGAACGAAGCCTTCGCGGCGCAGGGCCTGGCCGTGATGCGCGACCTCGGCATCGCCGATGACGACGCCCGGGTCAACATCAACGGCGGCGCCATCGCGCTGGGCCATCCGCTGGGCGCCTCCGGCGCGCGCCTGGTGACGACCGCCATCAACCAGCTGCAGCGCGGCGGCGGCCGCTACGCGCTGTGCACGATGTGCATCGGCGTGGGGCAGGGCATCGCGCTGATCATCGAGCGCGTCTGA
- a CDS encoding DUF192 domain-containing protein translates to MHCPPTPAPMSIAAVLPVLRRIARTRFCAAVLALSVLSFGAAAQHSSSGKPQPRLPTTPLSAGIHIIHAEVADNDDTRRQGLMYRTELPGNDGMLFVFEAPDQQCFWMRNTPLPLSIAFIADDGTIVNIEDMAPRTDDTHCSRKSVRYALEMAQGWFARHGIKAGARINGLP, encoded by the coding sequence TTGCATTGTCCGCCAACTCCAGCCCCCATGTCGATTGCCGCCGTCCTGCCTGTCCTGCGCCGCATTGCCCGCACCCGCTTCTGCGCCGCCGTGCTGGCGCTCTCCGTCCTTTCCTTCGGCGCCGCGGCGCAGCATAGCAGCAGCGGCAAGCCGCAGCCCCGCCTGCCCACCACGCCGCTGTCGGCCGGCATCCATATCATCCACGCGGAGGTGGCGGACAACGACGACACCCGCCGCCAGGGCCTGATGTACCGCACCGAACTGCCCGGCAACGACGGCATGCTGTTCGTCTTCGAGGCTCCCGACCAGCAGTGCTTCTGGATGCGCAACACCCCGCTGCCGCTGTCGATCGCCTTCATTGCCGACGACGGCACCATCGTCAACATCGAAGACATGGCGCCGCGCACCGACGATACGCATTGCTCGCGCAAGTCGGTGCGCTATGCGCTGGAAATGGCCCAGGGCTGGTTCGCGCGGCACGGCATCAAGGCCGGCGCCCGGATCAACGGCCTGCCCTGA
- a CDS encoding cold-shock protein encodes MSDTTATAVQGDNPKATGTVKWFNDAKGFGFITPDDGGEDLFAHFSSIQMNGFKTLKEGQKVSFEIIQGPKGKQALNITSA; translated from the coding sequence ATGTCTGATACGACCGCAACCGCTGTCCAAGGGGACAATCCTAAAGCCACGGGTACCGTTAAATGGTTCAACGATGCGAAGGGGTTCGGATTCATCACGCCCGATGACGGCGGTGAAGATCTGTTCGCGCATTTCTCGTCCATCCAGATGAACGGTTTCAAAACCCTAAAAGAAGGCCAGAAGGTCTCGTTCGAGATCATTCAGGGTCCCAAGGGCAAACAGGCACTCAATATTACGTCTGCCTGA
- the clpS gene encoding ATP-dependent Clp protease adapter ClpS → MSSTLDTQHDVVVEKQPARTAPPPMYQVVLLNDDYTPMEFVVKVLQKFFGKNSEDATRIMLQVHHEGRAVCGVYPRDLAATRIAQVSQYARARQHPLQCIMEPT, encoded by the coding sequence ATGAGTTCTACCTTGGATACGCAGCACGACGTGGTCGTCGAGAAGCAGCCGGCGCGCACGGCGCCGCCGCCGATGTACCAGGTCGTGCTGCTTAATGACGATTACACGCCCATGGAGTTCGTGGTCAAGGTGCTGCAGAAATTCTTCGGCAAGAACAGCGAAGACGCCACGCGCATCATGCTGCAGGTGCACCACGAAGGCCGCGCCGTCTGTGGCGTATATCCACGCGATCTGGCGGCCACGCGCATCGCGCAGGTCTCGCAGTATGCGCGGGCGCGCCAGCATCCGCTGCAGTGCATTATGGAACCGACCTGA